The Oryzomonas sagensis genome window below encodes:
- a CDS encoding type II toxin-antitoxin system PemK/MazF family toxin: MDRVRRGEFVTIAMQGDFGKPRPALVIQSDRFNEHTSVTVLPVTSTLVEAPLLRITVQPSSENGLQKPSQVMVDKAMTVKRDKMGPAFGSIDADTMVEIERCLAVFLGVAK; encoded by the coding sequence GTGGACAGAGTGAGGCGCGGGGAGTTCGTCACCATTGCCATGCAGGGGGACTTTGGCAAGCCAAGGCCCGCCCTGGTGATCCAGTCCGACCGGTTCAACGAACATACCAGCGTCACCGTATTGCCGGTGACAAGCACGCTGGTGGAGGCCCCGTTACTGCGCATCACCGTCCAGCCAAGCAGCGAGAACGGCTTGCAGAAGCCTTCGCAGGTAATGGTGGACAAGGCCATGACCGTCAAGCGCGACAAGATGGGGCCAGCCTTCGGGAGCATTGACGCAGACACAATGGTGGAGATTGAGCGCTGCCTGGCTGTGTTCTTGGGGGTGGCAAAATGA
- a CDS encoding antitoxin MazE family protein, whose protein sequence is MPLDIFFGPVLHVTKGGDILMRTQPVRQRVQSHRDRLRAAGLRPVQIWVPDTRRPGFAEECRRQSRLAAQADKADTDMQRFMDEALADVDGWTE, encoded by the coding sequence ATGCCCCTTGACATTTTCTTTGGCCCGGTGTTACATGTAACAAAAGGAGGAGATATTCTTATGCGAACTCAACCGGTTAGGCAACGTGTACAGAGCCACAGAGATCGCCTGCGTGCCGCAGGTCTGCGCCCTGTGCAGATTTGGGTGCCGGACACCCGGCGGCCGGGTTTTGCCGAAGAATGCCGTCGCCAATCCCGGCTTGCGGCTCAAGCTGACAAGGCCGACACCGATATGCAGCGGTTCATGGATGAAGCCCTTGCGGACGTGGACGGGTGGACAGAGTGA
- the hpnH gene encoding adenosyl-hopene transferase HpnH, which yields MRFPMRLNYDLTKYIVSNKLNKVGKYPLVLMLEPTHLCNLACSGCGRIREYADTIQEMMSLEDCLKSVDECPAPVVTITGGEPFLYPPVYDLIRGVLDRGKHIYLCTNGILLEKALDNMKPHPNFTLNVHMDGLEETHDRILERKGAFKIAMEGIKKAKKLGFRVCTNTTILKETNLLEIEMLFTHLEEIGVDGLLVAPGFGYEAVGEKLFLERREIEKKFAEVYEMSKKHRFFSTPMYLRFLKGEKKLECTPWGNPTRNPRGWKAPCYLITDAHYPTFKEMMEKTDWNKYGVGKDPRCAQCMMHCGFEPTVVGEIGKSFKDILEMMIWNFT from the coding sequence ATGCGTTTTCCGATGCGCCTCAACTACGACCTGACCAAGTATATCGTCAGCAACAAGCTCAACAAGGTGGGAAAATACCCCCTCGTCCTCATGCTTGAGCCGACCCATCTCTGTAACCTGGCCTGTTCCGGCTGCGGCCGCATCCGGGAATACGCCGACACCATCCAGGAGATGATGAGCCTGGAGGATTGCCTGAAATCGGTGGACGAGTGCCCCGCGCCGGTCGTCACCATCACCGGCGGCGAGCCGTTCCTCTACCCACCCGTCTACGACCTGATCCGTGGCGTGCTCGACCGGGGCAAGCACATCTACCTCTGCACCAACGGCATACTTTTGGAAAAGGCGCTGGACAACATGAAGCCCCACCCTAATTTCACCCTCAATGTCCACATGGACGGCCTTGAGGAGACCCACGACCGTATCCTGGAGCGCAAGGGCGCTTTCAAGATCGCCATGGAAGGGATCAAGAAGGCCAAGAAACTGGGGTTCCGCGTCTGCACCAACACGACCATCCTCAAGGAAACCAACCTGTTGGAGATCGAGATGCTCTTTACCCACCTGGAGGAGATCGGGGTGGACGGCCTGCTGGTGGCACCCGGTTTCGGCTACGAGGCGGTGGGGGAAAAGCTGTTCCTGGAGCGGCGCGAGATTGAAAAGAAATTCGCCGAGGTCTATGAGATGAGCAAAAAGCATCGCTTCTTCTCAACCCCCATGTACCTCCGTTTCCTCAAGGGAGAAAAGAAGCTGGAGTGCACCCCCTGGGGCAACCCCACCCGCAACCCGCGCGGTTGGAAGGCCCCCTGCTACCTGATTACCGATGCCCATTATCCGACCTTCAAGGAGATGATGGAAAAGACCGATTGGAACAAGTACGGCGTCGGCAAAGACCCCCGCTGCGCCCAGTGCATGATGCATTGCGGCTTCGAGCCGACGGTCGTCGGAGAGATCGGCAAGAGCTTCAAGGATATTCTCGAAATGATGATCTGGAATTTTACGTAA
- the dxs gene encoding 1-deoxy-D-xylulose-5-phosphate synthase, with amino-acid sequence MYTYLDKINSPADLKKLKPEQLPALAEEVRRFLLETVSTTGGHLGSNLGAVELTIALHYCFDSPQDKIVWDVGHQAYTHKILTGRRERFPTQRQYKGLSGFPKRCESEHDAFGVGHSSTSISAGLGMAVACDLEGTKNHAIAVIGDGSLTGGMAFEALNQAGHLKKNLVVVLNDNEMSISKNVGAFSSFISRKMTGRYFRDLKKEMQGLLRNIPAIGTDILHFARRAENSLKGFLTPGSLFEALGFDYLGPLDGHDLPQLVEVFNNINQLDGPLLVHVMTTKGKGYKPAEDTPSKYHGVGVFDVATGKGAPKAGSKSYTEVFGETIVHLAEQDPKIVAITAAMPDGTGLNRFAERFPKRFFDVGIAEQHGMAFAAGLAADGFRPVAAIYSTFVQRAYDQVFHDICLQNLPVTIAMDRAGLVGDDGPTHHGVFDLSYLRHLPGMTLMAPKDENELRHMLKTAVYSGAPMAMRYPRGAGYGVEMDRELTSLEIGKGELLVEGNDVCIVAIGSTVYPALQAAETLKGRGIAAGVINARFVKPLDANLILSAAGQTGRIVTVEENALQGGFGSAVLELLFDNGRQDVKIKRLGIPDHYVEHGSQAQLRKDLGIDAEGIAAAVEGFVKS; translated from the coding sequence ATGTACACATACCTCGACAAGATAAACTCTCCGGCTGATCTGAAAAAGCTCAAGCCCGAACAGCTGCCGGCCCTGGCCGAGGAGGTGCGCCGTTTCCTGCTGGAAACGGTCTCGACCACCGGCGGCCACCTGGGCTCGAATCTGGGGGCGGTGGAGTTGACCATCGCCCTGCACTACTGCTTCGACTCCCCCCAGGATAAAATCGTCTGGGATGTGGGGCACCAGGCCTATACCCACAAGATCCTCACCGGGCGGCGTGAACGTTTCCCCACCCAGCGTCAGTACAAGGGGCTTTCCGGGTTTCCCAAACGCTGTGAATCGGAGCACGACGCTTTTGGCGTGGGGCACTCGTCCACCTCCATCTCGGCCGGCCTGGGCATGGCGGTGGCCTGTGACCTGGAAGGCACCAAGAATCATGCTATCGCCGTTATCGGCGACGGTTCCCTGACCGGCGGCATGGCCTTTGAAGCACTCAACCAGGCCGGGCACCTCAAGAAAAATCTCGTGGTGGTGCTGAACGACAACGAGATGTCGATTTCCAAGAATGTGGGCGCCTTTTCGTCGTTCATCTCCCGCAAGATGACCGGCCGGTACTTCCGCGACCTGAAAAAAGAGATGCAGGGGCTGCTGCGGAACATCCCCGCCATCGGCACGGATATCCTCCACTTTGCCCGGCGGGCGGAAAACTCTCTGAAAGGCTTTCTCACCCCCGGTTCGCTCTTCGAAGCCCTGGGGTTCGACTATCTGGGCCCCCTGGACGGCCACGATCTGCCGCAACTGGTCGAAGTGTTCAATAATATCAACCAACTGGACGGCCCGCTCTTGGTGCATGTCATGACCACCAAGGGGAAGGGGTACAAGCCGGCTGAGGACACCCCCTCCAAGTACCACGGTGTGGGCGTTTTCGACGTGGCCACCGGCAAAGGCGCCCCCAAGGCGGGCAGCAAGTCGTACACCGAGGTGTTTGGCGAAACCATCGTGCACTTGGCCGAGCAGGATCCCAAGATCGTGGCCATCACGGCGGCCATGCCGGACGGCACCGGGCTCAACCGTTTCGCCGAGCGCTTTCCAAAACGGTTCTTCGATGTGGGGATCGCCGAACAGCACGGCATGGCCTTTGCCGCCGGCCTTGCCGCCGACGGTTTCCGTCCGGTGGCCGCCATCTATTCAACCTTTGTGCAGCGCGCCTATGACCAGGTTTTTCACGACATCTGCCTGCAGAATCTGCCGGTGACCATCGCCATGGACCGGGCCGGCCTGGTGGGCGACGACGGCCCGACCCACCACGGCGTCTTCGACCTCTCCTATCTGCGCCATCTGCCCGGCATGACGCTGATGGCCCCCAAGGACGAGAACGAGTTGCGTCATATGCTCAAGACCGCCGTCTACTCCGGCGCACCCATGGCCATGCGCTATCCGCGCGGGGCGGGTTACGGCGTGGAGATGGACCGCGAACTGACGTCCCTGGAGATCGGCAAGGGCGAACTGCTTGTGGAGGGGAACGACGTATGTATCGTCGCCATCGGTTCCACCGTCTATCCGGCCCTGCAGGCCGCCGAGACCCTGAAGGGTCGGGGCATAGCTGCAGGCGTGATCAACGCCCGTTTCGTCAAGCCGCTGGATGCGAACCTGATCCTGTCGGCGGCCGGACAGACCGGCCGCATCGTCACCGTCGAAGAGAACGCTCTGCAAGGCGGCTTCGGCAGCGCCGTACTGGAGTTGCTCTTTGATAATGGCCGGCAGGATGTTAAGATCAAACGGCTCGGCATCCCGGACCACTATGTGGAGCATGGCAGTCAGGCCCAACTGCGCAAGGATCTGGGCATCGACGCCGAAGGGATTGCCGCTGCCGTGGAAGGTTTTGTGAAATCGTAG
- the hpnA gene encoding hopanoid-associated sugar epimerase: MKTFITGATGFIGASIARELLKDGREVRALVRAGSDTSNLAGLDIELWRGDLQDPESLRQGLKGCDTLYHAAADYRLWTRDPRQMYRINVEGTKAVLEAALENGLARVVYTSSVGTLGNPGNGTPGAEDTPVTLADMVGHYKKSKFLAEREAERFASRGLHLVIVNPSTPVGPLDIKPTPTGKIIVDFLNRKMPAYLDTGLNIIAVEDCARGHILAEQKGRVGEKYILGNANLTLRDIFGLLEEITGLAAPRVRLPYTPILLAAYANEAIARITGREPLIPLAGVQMAAKFMFFDSGKAVRELGLPQTPVNDALQRAVAWFKGNGYVENK, encoded by the coding sequence ATGAAGACATTTATCACCGGCGCGACCGGTTTTATCGGCGCAAGCATTGCCAGGGAGTTGCTGAAAGACGGCCGCGAGGTGCGCGCCCTTGTGAGGGCCGGGTCGGATACCTCCAACCTGGCGGGGCTGGACATCGAGTTGTGGCGGGGGGACCTGCAGGACCCCGAAAGCCTGCGGCAAGGATTGAAGGGATGTGATACGCTCTATCACGCCGCCGCCGATTACCGTCTCTGGACCCGCGACCCCCGGCAGATGTACCGCATCAACGTCGAAGGCACGAAAGCCGTACTGGAGGCTGCCTTGGAAAACGGCCTCGCGCGGGTGGTCTATACCAGCAGCGTGGGGACGCTCGGCAATCCAGGCAACGGCACGCCGGGCGCCGAAGATACGCCGGTGACCCTGGCCGACATGGTGGGGCATTATAAAAAGAGCAAATTCCTGGCGGAACGGGAGGCGGAGCGGTTCGCCAGCCGCGGCCTGCACCTGGTCATCGTCAACCCGTCGACGCCGGTCGGGCCCCTCGATATCAAGCCGACCCCCACGGGCAAGATCATCGTCGATTTTCTCAACCGCAAGATGCCGGCCTATCTGGACACGGGGCTCAACATCATCGCCGTCGAAGATTGTGCCCGTGGCCACATCCTGGCGGAGCAGAAGGGGCGTGTGGGCGAGAAGTACATCCTGGGCAACGCCAACCTGACCCTGCGTGACATCTTTGGCCTGCTGGAGGAGATCACCGGCCTGGCGGCACCCCGGGTGCGACTGCCCTACACGCCGATCCTGCTGGCGGCCTACGCCAACGAAGCCATTGCCCGCATCACCGGCAGAGAACCGCTGATACCTCTGGCGGGCGTCCAGATGGCGGCGAAGTTCATGTTTTTCGATTCAGGCAAGGCGGTACGGGAGCTGGGGTTGCCCCAGACACCGGTAAATGATGCGCTGCAACGCGCCGTAGCGTGGTTTAAGGGCAACGGTTATGTGGAAAACAAGTAG
- the shc gene encoding squalene--hopene cyclase encodes MNSSKYPISTALTSFNLETAAPTAPAIDPPKKTVAKVHHLPPSIWKKMVGDAKSPLDKAIERTRDFFFREQLPDGYWWAELESNVTITSEYVMLFHFLGMVDKVRERKMARYILGKQTEEGYWAIWHTGPGDLSTTIEAYFALKLAGYPADHPAMRKAREFILANGGIIKARVFTKIFLALFGEFSWLGVPSMPIELMLLPNWAYFNVYELSSWARGTIIPLSVVMAERPVRKLPPWARVKELYVRPLRPTDYTFTKEDGILTWKNFFIGVDHLCKVYESSPIRPFKKKATSVAEQWILDHQEPTGDWGGIQPAMLNSILALHCLGYANDHPAVVKGLEALANFCIEDEEGLVLQSCISPVWDTALALVAMQEAGVPADHPALVKAAQWLLDLEVRRKGDWQIKAPELEPGGWAFEFLNDWYPDVDDSGFVMLSIKDIKVRDRKHKEQAIKRGISWCMGMQSQNGGWGAFDKDNTKYLLNKLPFADLEALIDPPTADLTGRMLELMGNFNYSKSHPAAEHALEFLQKEQEPEGPWWGRWGVNYIYGTWSVLCGLQAIGEDMSRPYVKKAVNWFKSKQNMDGGWGEVCESYFDRSLMGSGPSTPSQTGWALLALMAAGEVHSKTVARGIDYLLNSQKQDGTWDEDAFTGTGFPKFFMIKYHIYRNCFPLTALGKYRRLLAESGEKK; translated from the coding sequence ATGAATTCAAGCAAATATCCGATTTCAACGGCGCTGACATCGTTCAATTTGGAAACGGCTGCACCAACTGCACCAGCTATAGATCCCCCTAAAAAAACGGTTGCCAAGGTACACCACCTGCCACCCTCCATCTGGAAGAAGATGGTGGGCGACGCAAAAAGTCCGCTGGACAAGGCCATCGAGCGGACCCGCGATTTCTTTTTCCGGGAGCAATTGCCGGACGGCTATTGGTGGGCAGAGCTGGAGTCCAACGTCACCATCACGTCGGAATACGTCATGCTGTTCCACTTTCTCGGGATGGTGGACAAGGTGCGCGAGCGGAAAATGGCCCGCTACATCCTCGGCAAACAGACCGAGGAGGGCTATTGGGCCATCTGGCATACCGGCCCCGGCGACCTCTCGACCACCATCGAGGCCTATTTCGCCCTCAAGCTGGCAGGCTACCCGGCGGACCATCCGGCCATGCGCAAGGCGCGGGAATTCATCCTGGCCAACGGCGGCATCATCAAGGCGCGCGTTTTTACCAAGATATTCCTGGCCCTGTTCGGCGAGTTTTCCTGGCTCGGCGTCCCGTCCATGCCGATTGAACTGATGCTTTTGCCCAACTGGGCCTATTTCAACGTCTATGAGCTCTCCAGCTGGGCCCGGGGGACCATCATCCCGCTTTCGGTGGTGATGGCCGAACGCCCGGTGCGCAAGCTTCCCCCCTGGGCGCGGGTGAAGGAGCTTTACGTCCGCCCGCTCAGGCCGACCGACTATACCTTTACCAAGGAAGACGGCATCCTCACCTGGAAAAACTTCTTCATCGGCGTGGACCATTTGTGCAAGGTGTACGAGTCCAGCCCCATCCGGCCGTTCAAGAAGAAGGCCACGTCCGTTGCCGAACAGTGGATACTTGACCACCAGGAGCCGACCGGCGATTGGGGCGGCATCCAGCCGGCCATGCTCAACTCGATCCTGGCCCTGCATTGTCTCGGCTATGCAAACGACCATCCTGCCGTCGTCAAGGGGCTGGAGGCGCTGGCCAATTTCTGTATCGAGGATGAAGAAGGCTTGGTGTTGCAATCGTGCATATCGCCGGTATGGGACACCGCCCTGGCGCTCGTCGCCATGCAGGAGGCCGGGGTTCCCGCCGACCATCCGGCGCTGGTCAAAGCGGCCCAATGGCTGCTGGACCTGGAGGTGCGGCGCAAAGGGGATTGGCAGATCAAGGCCCCGGAGCTGGAGCCGGGCGGGTGGGCCTTCGAGTTCCTCAACGACTGGTACCCCGATGTGGACGACTCCGGTTTCGTCATGCTGTCCATCAAGGATATCAAGGTACGGGACCGCAAACACAAGGAACAGGCCATCAAACGCGGTATCTCCTGGTGCATGGGGATGCAGAGCCAAAACGGCGGCTGGGGCGCTTTCGACAAGGACAATACCAAATACCTGTTGAACAAGCTCCCCTTTGCCGACCTGGAAGCCCTGATCGATCCGCCGACGGCCGACCTGACCGGCCGCATGCTGGAGTTGATGGGCAACTTCAATTATTCCAAAAGCCATCCGGCGGCCGAGCACGCCCTTGAATTCCTGCAGAAGGAACAGGAGCCGGAAGGCCCGTGGTGGGGCCGTTGGGGGGTCAACTATATCTACGGCACCTGGTCGGTCTTGTGCGGCTTGCAGGCCATCGGCGAGGACATGTCCCGGCCCTACGTCAAAAAGGCGGTCAACTGGTTTAAATCCAAGCAGAATATGGACGGCGGTTGGGGAGAGGTCTGCGAGTCCTACTTCGACCGCTCGTTGATGGGCAGCGGGCCGAGCACCCCGTCTCAGACCGGGTGGGCGCTGCTGGCGCTCATGGCGGCCGGCGAGGTGCACTCCAAGACCGTGGCCCGCGGCATCGACTACCTGCTGAACAGCCAAAAACAGGACGGAACCTGGGATGAGGATGCCTTCACCGGCACCGGGTTTCCCAAGTTTTTCATGATCAAGTACCACATCTACCGCAACTGTTTCCCGCTGACAGCGCTGGGCAAGTACCGCCGCCTGCTCGCGGAAAGCGGAGAAAAAAAATAG
- the yhbY gene encoding ribosome assembly RNA-binding protein YhbY: MLSGKQKRHLRALGHSLKPVIHIGKKEIEEALIKEANAALDCHELIKVKLLESCLLDKNEAAETLAGSCDADIAQILGKTFLLYRPATPPVIVLPSAEKPAKAKKA; this comes from the coding sequence ATGTTGTCGGGAAAACAGAAACGCCACCTGCGCGCCCTCGGGCACAGCCTCAAACCGGTCATCCACATCGGCAAAAAAGAGATCGAAGAGGCCTTGATCAAGGAGGCCAATGCCGCTTTGGACTGCCATGAACTGATCAAGGTCAAACTCCTGGAAAGTTGCCTGCTGGACAAGAACGAGGCTGCCGAAACCCTGGCCGGGTCATGCGATGCCGACATCGCCCAGATATTGGGCAAGACGTTCCTGCTTTACCGCCCGGCGACGCCACCGGTAATCGTCCTGCCAAGTGCGGAAAAACCTGCCAAGGCAAAAAAGGCATGA
- the gph gene encoding phosphoglycolate phosphatase (PGP is an essential enzyme in the glycolate salvage pathway in higher organisms (photorespiration in plants). Phosphoglycolate results from the oxidase activity of RubisCO in the Calvin cycle when concentrations of carbon dioxide are low relative to oxygen. This enzyme is a member of the Haloacid Dehalogenase (HAD) superfamily of aspartate-nucleophile hydrolase enzymes (PF00702).): protein MTVRAALFDLDGTLVDSLGDITDAVNHMLAGFGSPSLTAPSVRKLVGKGARNLVRRALGTESQDDITRALDLFVAYNSSHIADKSSLYPGVREALQQLAESGIRMAVISNKHEALCRLVMEALGIARQFEIICGGDTFSEMKPSPLPLLRVVERLGVPPYEAVMIGDSINDVQAGQQAGVTTIGCAWGYGGEEELTGADHRAASFRDVTAILLNGTLAGC, encoded by the coding sequence ATGACCGTACGCGCTGCCCTCTTTGACCTGGACGGCACCCTGGTGGATTCGCTGGGCGACATAACCGATGCCGTCAACCATATGCTGGCCGGCTTCGGCTCCCCCTCCCTGACGGCCCCCTCGGTACGCAAGCTGGTGGGCAAAGGAGCCCGGAATCTTGTCCGGCGGGCACTCGGCACCGAATCACAGGACGATATTACGCGGGCGCTCGATCTGTTCGTAGCCTACAACAGCAGCCATATCGCGGATAAAAGCTCGCTCTATCCCGGCGTTCGGGAGGCGCTGCAGCAACTGGCCGAAAGCGGTATCCGCATGGCGGTCATTTCCAACAAGCACGAGGCCCTCTGCCGTCTGGTCATGGAGGCGCTCGGCATCGCCCGGCAGTTTGAAATCATCTGCGGCGGGGATACCTTCTCCGAGATGAAACCTTCCCCCCTCCCCCTGCTGCGGGTGGTGGAACGCCTCGGCGTGCCCCCCTATGAAGCGGTTATGATAGGGGACAGCATCAACGACGTACAAGCCGGCCAACAGGCCGGCGTCACCACCATCGGTTGCGCCTGGGGCTATGGCGGTGAGGAAGAGTTGACGGGGGCGGACCACCGTGCCGCATCCTTCAGGGATGTGACGGCCATCCTCTTGAACGGGACATTAGCGGGCTGTTGA
- a CDS encoding aldehyde ferredoxin oxidoreductase family protein, giving the protein MNGWTGTILRVDLSAGTAQRETIPRQLLEEYLGGRGLGVRLMRDRFRLPPLDPAMPLIFAVGPLCGTPAPTAARLSVISRSPLTGTVCDCSVGGRFAWHLKAAGLDALMVTGRSLEPAVLAIRPNEVAILRAGQLWGRDIPATVDALKEQGSVAAIGPAGENGVPFASIVMDGGSSADRGGLGAVMGAKNLKAVVVDGDRVTTSADPVLLDKARSDVLRLFNASPVIFGPLGIAEFGTPVLVDLMAQRRMTPTGNFRTTFFERSAAYSGPAIREAFAPRKNGCYDCPIQCRKATAQGISLPEYETASHFGALLGVDDLQAIVAANRVCNDLGLDGISAAATLAAWGEIKGKFPTAGQIPALVEDMALRRGEGELLALGSRRLAEHMGRPELSMSVKSLELPAYDPRGAYGMALAYCTSTRGGCHLQAYPIAHEILRKPVPTDRFSFSGKARIITIAEDTNAAMDSLAACKFALFGASLEEYAELLTAATGIGYSPQRLREIGRRICLTERFYNCANGFSRKDDRLPERFFNEPGTSGDGIHIPPIDRRRFAEELDKYYRIRGLNADGCFDDADFLEKLP; this is encoded by the coding sequence ATGAACGGCTGGACCGGAACCATACTCAGGGTCGACCTGAGCGCCGGAACGGCGCAGCGCGAGACCATACCCCGGCAATTATTGGAGGAGTACCTCGGGGGCCGCGGACTGGGGGTGCGCCTGATGCGCGACCGCTTTCGGCTTCCCCCGCTCGATCCGGCCATGCCGTTGATCTTTGCCGTCGGGCCGCTGTGCGGCACCCCTGCCCCGACAGCCGCGCGGCTCTCGGTGATCTCCCGGTCTCCCTTGACCGGCACCGTCTGCGATTGCTCCGTAGGCGGCCGTTTCGCCTGGCATCTGAAAGCGGCCGGACTGGACGCCCTTATGGTGACCGGCAGGAGCCTTGAGCCGGCCGTTCTGGCAATTCGGCCCAACGAGGTGGCAATTCTGCGGGCCGGCCAGCTGTGGGGCAGGGATATCCCCGCAACGGTGGACGCCCTGAAAGAACAGGGGAGTGTGGCGGCCATCGGTCCGGCCGGTGAAAACGGCGTCCCCTTTGCCAGCATCGTGATGGACGGGGGGAGTTCGGCCGACCGGGGCGGCCTGGGCGCCGTGATGGGAGCAAAAAACCTCAAGGCGGTGGTTGTCGACGGCGACCGCGTGACGACGAGCGCCGATCCCGTCCTGCTGGACAAGGCCCGCAGTGATGTGCTGCGGCTCTTCAACGCCTCTCCGGTGATTTTCGGCCCCCTGGGGATCGCCGAGTTCGGCACCCCCGTACTGGTGGACCTCATGGCCCAACGCCGCATGACCCCCACCGGAAACTTCCGCACGACCTTCTTCGAGCGCTCGGCCGCCTACTCCGGACCGGCGATCCGGGAGGCCTTCGCCCCCCGGAAAAACGGTTGTTACGACTGCCCGATCCAGTGTCGGAAAGCGACGGCACAGGGCATTTCCCTGCCGGAATACGAGACCGCTTCCCACTTCGGAGCTCTCCTCGGGGTTGACGACCTGCAGGCCATCGTTGCGGCGAACCGCGTCTGCAACGACCTGGGGTTGGACGGAATCTCGGCGGCCGCCACCCTTGCCGCGTGGGGCGAGATCAAGGGGAAATTCCCCACGGCAGGACAGATCCCCGCCCTGGTGGAGGATATGGCCCTGCGCCGCGGCGAGGGCGAGCTTCTGGCGCTCGGTTCGCGCCGCCTTGCGGAGCACATGGGCAGGCCGGAACTTTCCATGAGCGTCAAATCCCTGGAACTGCCGGCCTACGATCCACGGGGGGCCTACGGCATGGCGCTGGCGTACTGCACCAGTACCCGCGGCGGCTGCCACCTGCAGGCTTATCCCATCGCCCATGAAATCCTGCGCAAACCGGTGCCCACCGACCGCTTTTCGTTTTCCGGCAAGGCCCGCATCATCACCATTGCCGAGGATACCAACGCCGCCATGGACTCCCTGGCGGCCTGCAAGTTCGCTCTCTTCGGCGCCAGCCTGGAGGAGTACGCCGAACTGCTGACCGCCGCCACCGGCATCGGGTATTCCCCCCAGCGGCTGCGGGAGATCGGCCGCCGTATCTGCCTGACCGAGCGTTTCTACAACTGCGCCAACGGCTTCTCCCGCAAGGACGATCGCCTGCCGGAGCGTTTTTTCAACGAGCCGGGGACGAGCGGCGACGGCATTCATATCCCCCCCATCGACCGACGCCGTTTTGCAGAGGAGTTGGACAAGTACTACCGCATCAGGGGGTTGAATGCCGACGGCTGTTTCGATGATGCCGACTTCCTGGAAAAACTGCCGTGA
- a CDS encoding YraN family protein: protein MPTDNRGIGDLGEALATVFLEGHNYRILERNYRCKGGEVDIVARDPRDKSLVFVEVKTRRDLSYGVPQLAVTPFKQRQISKAALTWLARNRQQDANARFDVIAILLAESGPHKIEHIENAFELAY, encoded by the coding sequence CTGCCCACGGACAACAGGGGTATCGGCGATCTGGGGGAGGCTCTGGCCACCGTATTCCTCGAAGGTCACAACTACCGCATCCTGGAACGCAACTACCGCTGCAAGGGGGGCGAGGTGGATATCGTGGCCCGGGACCCGCGGGACAAAAGTCTGGTCTTCGTGGAGGTCAAGACCCGCCGCGACCTTTCCTACGGCGTGCCCCAACTGGCGGTGACCCCGTTCAAACAGCGCCAGATATCAAAGGCCGCCCTGACCTGGCTGGCCCGGAACCGGCAACAGGACGCCAATGCCCGCTTTGACGTGATCGCCATCCTTCTGGCGGAGAGCGGCCCCCACAAGATCGAGCATATCGAGAATGCATTTGAGTTGGCATATTGA